A single genomic interval of Streptomyces graminofaciens harbors:
- a CDS encoding RraA family protein produces MSNSPLSDRCPALLDRYAALDSAAVSDALDQLGLPAGVGGIRPVWGPAAVVGFAVTVGLEPRGDGPAGAHIATTAVETADDRSVIVVDNQGRTDVSCWGGILSLGAARRGVRGVVADGVCRDVAEARELAFPVFSRGAIPATARGRLQQRSTGEPVEVAGLTVEQGDVVVADETGIVVVPRGRAEEVAEIAAGIAARERVIAEEVRAGVALSRAMHDGRLAGGGGGGAVGRPAAEPAVAKESAR; encoded by the coding sequence ATGAGCAACTCACCTCTCTCGGACCGTTGCCCGGCTCTCCTGGACCGCTACGCCGCGCTCGACTCCGCCGCGGTCAGCGACGCGCTCGACCAGCTCGGGCTGCCCGCCGGAGTCGGGGGCATCCGCCCCGTGTGGGGCCCCGCCGCCGTCGTGGGGTTCGCCGTCACCGTGGGGCTCGAACCGCGCGGCGACGGCCCGGCCGGGGCTCACATCGCCACCACCGCCGTCGAGACCGCGGACGACCGGAGCGTGATCGTCGTCGACAACCAGGGCCGTACCGATGTGTCCTGCTGGGGCGGCATCCTGAGCCTGGGCGCGGCTCGGCGTGGCGTGCGCGGCGTTGTCGCCGACGGGGTGTGCCGCGATGTCGCCGAGGCGCGTGAGCTGGCCTTCCCGGTCTTCTCGCGCGGGGCGATCCCCGCCACGGCGAGGGGCAGACTCCAGCAGCGCTCCACCGGCGAGCCGGTCGAGGTCGCCGGGCTCACGGTCGAACAGGGCGATGTCGTCGTCGCGGACGAGACCGGAATCGTCGTCGTGCCGCGGGGGAGGGCCGAGGAGGTGGCGGAGATCGCCGCCGGGATCGCGGCGAGGGAGCGGGTGATCGCGGAGGAGGTGCGTGCGGGGGTGGCTCTGTCCCGGGCCATGCATGACGGCCGTCTCGCCGGTGGGGGAGGGGGCGGAGCCGTGGGACGGCCTGCCGCTGAGCCCGCCGTGGCGAAGGAGTCGGCTCGATGA
- a CDS encoding LysR substrate-binding domain-containing protein, giving the protein MVEVRQARYFVAVAEELHFGRAARRLQMSQPPLSQAIKQLEQQLGCELLHRTQRSVALSPAGAVFLDHCRALVRQAEEAELAARRAATGRGGRLSLGAVASAFSWPLPLVLERFHDALPDVEIRTQEIDTHEAGPGLLDRSLDWAIVRQTAPVRGTTATSLFVDRFVAALPIRHPAADVPGPLDLADLAGAPWVWLHRHISPDYHDAMATMCRTAGFSPVPAHWARSVTSQIAMVECGLGVTVVPAAASAARPAVRFRTLRHGTATIALTAMTRADPGALAERLTAIATQLTTAQISG; this is encoded by the coding sequence ATGGTTGAGGTCCGGCAGGCTCGGTACTTCGTCGCGGTGGCCGAGGAGCTGCACTTCGGTCGTGCGGCGCGACGGCTGCAGATGTCCCAGCCGCCGCTCTCCCAGGCGATCAAGCAGCTCGAACAACAACTCGGCTGCGAACTGCTGCACCGCACCCAGCGCTCGGTCGCCCTCAGCCCCGCCGGAGCCGTGTTCCTGGACCACTGCCGCGCGCTCGTCCGGCAGGCGGAGGAGGCGGAGCTCGCCGCCCGGCGGGCCGCCACCGGGCGCGGCGGCCGGCTGAGCCTGGGCGCGGTCGCCTCGGCCTTCTCCTGGCCGCTGCCGCTCGTGCTGGAGCGGTTCCACGACGCGCTCCCGGACGTGGAGATCCGTACGCAGGAGATCGACACGCACGAGGCCGGGCCTGGCCTGCTCGACCGTTCGCTCGACTGGGCGATCGTGCGCCAGACCGCCCCGGTGCGCGGCACCACGGCGACCTCGCTCTTCGTGGACCGGTTCGTCGCCGCCCTGCCGATCCGGCACCCGGCCGCCGACGTCCCCGGCCCGCTGGACCTGGCCGACCTCGCCGGTGCCCCGTGGGTGTGGCTGCACCGCCACATCTCGCCCGACTACCACGACGCCATGGCGACGATGTGCCGTACCGCCGGGTTCAGTCCCGTTCCGGCCCACTGGGCGCGGTCGGTGACCTCGCAGATCGCCATGGTCGAGTGCGGTCTCGGCGTCACCGTCGTACCCGCCGCGGCGTCCGCGGCCCGCCCGGCCGTCCGCTTCCGGACGCTGCGGCACGGGACGGCGACCATCGCGCTCACCGCCATGACGAGAGCCGACCCCGGGGCACTCGCCGAGCGCCTCACCGCCATCGCCACCCAACTGACCACGGCTCAGATCAGCGGGTGA
- a CDS encoding trypsin-like serine peptidase, whose amino-acid sequence MRPIRPLFAARRGRSARRRTSPVLAAVGLATTLALTATACGSDDTTASADSSATAQDSGGDGKITIPDDIKDRLKQHGIDIDKWKGGAWKNWNKDDWLREAEDYVNPIIENLWDPDRMRDAEEPDKEVDENDLAGDQGVTDPTPASVEAKAVAPQYHANMPEAGKVFFDAPEGTMVCSATVVEDPANPGKSNLVWTAGHCVHAGKAGGWYRNIAFVPSYNDSAKTAAELDSATKEEIAPYGVWWGDWAQTSDQWIEQGGATGGDGAPYDFAVIHVTPEEGSDGKSLEETVGSALPVDFAAPAAQQMQSITATGYPAGAPYDGETMYQCTDKPGRLSIVESDPTMYRIGCTMTGGSSGGGWVATGSDGRPALVSNTSIGPVSSGWLAGPRLGKEAKGVYQAVSNKFAGQ is encoded by the coding sequence ATGCGACCCATACGCCCGCTCTTCGCCGCTCGTCGTGGGAGGAGCGCGCGCCGCAGAACCTCCCCCGTGCTGGCCGCGGTCGGTCTCGCCACGACGCTGGCGCTGACCGCCACCGCCTGTGGTTCGGACGACACCACGGCCAGTGCCGACTCGTCCGCCACGGCGCAGGACAGCGGCGGCGACGGCAAGATCACGATTCCGGACGACATCAAGGACCGGCTCAAGCAGCACGGCATCGACATCGACAAGTGGAAGGGGGGTGCCTGGAAGAACTGGAACAAGGACGACTGGCTGCGCGAGGCCGAGGACTACGTCAACCCGATCATCGAGAACCTGTGGGACCCGGACCGGATGCGCGACGCCGAGGAGCCGGACAAGGAGGTCGACGAGAACGACCTCGCCGGTGACCAGGGCGTCACCGACCCGACCCCCGCGTCCGTCGAGGCCAAGGCCGTGGCGCCGCAATACCACGCGAACATGCCCGAGGCGGGCAAGGTGTTCTTCGACGCGCCCGAGGGCACGATGGTCTGCTCGGCCACGGTCGTCGAGGACCCGGCCAACCCGGGCAAGTCGAACCTCGTGTGGACCGCCGGCCACTGTGTGCACGCGGGCAAGGCGGGCGGCTGGTACCGCAACATCGCCTTCGTGCCGTCGTACAACGACAGTGCGAAGACGGCGGCGGAGCTGGACTCCGCCACCAAGGAGGAGATCGCTCCGTACGGGGTCTGGTGGGGTGACTGGGCGCAGACCTCGGACCAGTGGATCGAGCAGGGCGGTGCGACGGGCGGCGACGGGGCGCCGTACGACTTCGCGGTCATCCATGTCACGCCGGAGGAGGGCAGCGACGGCAAGTCCCTGGAGGAGACGGTCGGTTCGGCGCTCCCGGTGGACTTCGCCGCGCCGGCCGCGCAGCAGATGCAGAGCATCACGGCGACCGGTTACCCGGCGGGTGCCCCGTACGACGGCGAGACGATGTACCAGTGCACGGACAAGCCGGGACGGCTCTCGATCGTTGAGTCCGACCCGACGATGTACCGCATCGGCTGCACGATGACGGGCGGTTCGTCCGGCGGCGGCTGGGTGGCGACCGGCTCGGACGGCCGGCCCGCGCTGGTCTCCAACACCTCCATAGGTCCGGTGAGTTCCGGCTGGCTGGCCGGTCCTCGGCTCGGCAAGGAGGCCAAGGGTGTGTACCAGGCGGTGAGCAACAAGTTCGCCGGGCAGTGA
- a CDS encoding trypsin-like serine peptidase — MGSSYRRRRHLAASGLVAALALVATACGPGDDSASDKPDAAASRTADEDGDGIPDSLADRLEKHGIDVDEWKDGGWKDWDKDKWLGEAEDFVNPVIEKLWDLDRMRDAEDPAKTVSTQDASADQGVSDPVPAPVEAAAEKTPYRENAGAVGKVFFDSPEGSMVCSGTVVKDVNHPGESNLVWTAGHCVHAGADGGWYRNIAFVPAYNDLGRSEDELAGAAAEEIAPYGQWWADWAATSDEWIKGGSETGGAGAAYDYAVLHVKPESGDRSLEETVGSALDMDFSAPSATEVDAMGAWGYPAAPPYNGLNMFRCVDRPGRLSLAPSLPTMYRIGCTMTGGSSGGGWFRMVDGEPRLVSNTSIGPADNTWLAGPQLGPGAESLYEEMSASYGGQ, encoded by the coding sequence ATGGGTTCCTCATATCGGCGGCGCCGTCATCTCGCCGCCTCCGGACTCGTCGCGGCCCTCGCGCTGGTCGCGACTGCCTGCGGGCCGGGCGACGACAGCGCGAGCGACAAGCCCGACGCGGCCGCGTCCCGTACCGCCGACGAAGACGGCGACGGCATTCCCGACTCACTCGCCGACCGGCTCGAGAAGCACGGCATCGATGTCGACGAGTGGAAGGACGGCGGCTGGAAGGACTGGGACAAGGACAAGTGGCTCGGTGAGGCCGAGGACTTCGTCAATCCCGTGATCGAAAAGCTGTGGGACCTCGACCGGATGCGCGACGCCGAGGACCCGGCCAAGACCGTCTCCACCCAGGACGCCTCGGCCGACCAGGGCGTCAGCGATCCCGTTCCGGCGCCGGTCGAGGCCGCGGCCGAGAAGACGCCGTACCGCGAGAACGCCGGCGCGGTCGGCAAGGTCTTCTTCGACTCCCCCGAGGGCTCGATGGTCTGTTCGGGCACGGTGGTCAAGGACGTGAACCACCCGGGCGAGTCCAACCTCGTGTGGACCGCGGGCCACTGTGTGCACGCCGGCGCCGACGGCGGCTGGTACCGCAACATCGCCTTCGTCCCGGCCTACAACGACCTGGGCAGGTCCGAGGACGAGCTGGCCGGCGCCGCCGCCGAGGAGATCGCCCCGTACGGCCAGTGGTGGGCTGACTGGGCCGCGACGTCGGACGAGTGGATCAAGGGCGGCTCCGAGACGGGCGGCGCGGGTGCCGCGTACGACTACGCGGTCCTGCATGTGAAGCCCGAGTCGGGCGACAGGTCGCTGGAGGAGACGGTCGGCTCGGCCCTGGACATGGACTTCTCCGCCCCGTCCGCGACCGAGGTCGACGCGATGGGCGCGTGGGGCTACCCGGCGGCGCCGCCGTACAACGGCCTGAACATGTTCCGGTGCGTCGACCGGCCCGGCCGGCTCTCCCTCGCGCCGTCCCTGCCCACGATGTACCGCATCGGCTGCACGATGACGGGCGGTTCGTCCGGCGGCGGCTGGTTCCGCATGGTCGACGGCGAACCCCGGCTCGTGTCGAACACGTCGATCGGCCCTGCCGACAACACCTGGCTCGCCGGACCACAACTGGGCCCGGGCGCCGAGTCCCTGTACGAGGAGATGAGCGCGTCGTACGGCGGCCAGTAG
- the hflX gene encoding GTPase HflX, with protein sequence MTSSSSPSQAAQRAFAQNNPEGLRADALMEEDVAWSFEIDGERDGDQFDRSERAALRRVAGLSTELEDVTEVEYRQLRLERVVLVGVWTSGTVSDAENSLAELAALAETAGALVLDGVIQRRDKPDAATYIGSGKANELRDIVLDSGADTVICDGELSPGQLIHLEDVVKVKVIDRTALILDIFAQHAKSREGKAQVALAQMQYMLPRLRGWGQSLSRQMGGGKGGGLATRGPGETKIETDRRRIREKMAKMRREIAEMKTGREIKRQERRRNKVPSVAIAGYTNAGKSSLLNRLTGAGVLVENALFATLDPTVRRAETPSGRLYTLADTVGFVRHLPHHLVEAFRSTMEEVGDSDLIVHVVDGAHPAPEEQLAAVREVIRDVGATGVPEIVVINKADAADPLVLQRLMRIEKRSIAVSARTGQGIAELLALIDNELPRPSVEIEALVPYTHGKLVARTHTEGEVISEEHTAEGTLLKARVHEELAADLAPYVPASAA encoded by the coding sequence ATGACCTCCTCTTCTTCCCCTTCCCAGGCCGCACAGCGCGCCTTCGCGCAGAACAACCCCGAAGGTCTTCGGGCCGATGCCCTGATGGAAGAGGACGTCGCCTGGAGCTTCGAGATCGACGGAGAGCGGGACGGCGACCAGTTCGACCGCTCCGAGCGCGCGGCTCTGCGCCGTGTCGCGGGCCTCTCCACCGAACTCGAGGACGTCACCGAGGTCGAGTACCGCCAGCTCCGCCTGGAGCGCGTCGTACTCGTCGGTGTCTGGACCTCGGGAACCGTGTCGGACGCGGAGAACTCGCTCGCCGAGCTGGCCGCCCTCGCGGAGACCGCGGGCGCGCTCGTGCTCGACGGCGTGATCCAGCGCCGCGACAAGCCTGACGCGGCCACATACATCGGCTCCGGCAAGGCCAACGAGCTGCGGGACATCGTCCTCGACTCGGGAGCGGACACCGTCATCTGTGACGGTGAGCTGAGCCCGGGCCAGCTCATCCACCTCGAAGACGTCGTCAAGGTCAAGGTCATCGACCGTACGGCCCTGATCCTCGACATCTTCGCCCAGCACGCCAAGTCCCGAGAGGGCAAGGCGCAGGTCGCGCTCGCGCAGATGCAGTACATGCTGCCGAGGCTGCGAGGCTGGGGTCAGTCGCTGTCCCGGCAGATGGGCGGCGGCAAGGGCGGCGGCCTCGCCACCCGTGGCCCCGGTGAGACCAAGATCGAGACGGACCGGCGCCGGATCCGCGAGAAGATGGCGAAGATGCGCCGGGAGATCGCGGAGATGAAGACCGGCCGCGAGATCAAGCGCCAGGAGCGCCGCAGGAACAAGGTGCCCTCGGTCGCCATCGCCGGCTACACCAACGCCGGCAAGTCCTCCCTGCTCAACCGCCTCACGGGCGCGGGCGTCCTGGTCGAGAACGCCCTGTTCGCAACGCTCGACCCGACTGTGCGCCGGGCCGAGACCCCGAGCGGGCGGCTGTACACGCTGGCGGACACCGTCGGCTTCGTACGCCATCTGCCGCACCACCTCGTCGAGGCGTTCCGCTCCACGATGGAGGAGGTCGGCGACTCCGACCTGATCGTGCACGTGGTCGACGGCGCCCACCCGGCGCCGGAGGAGCAGCTGGCCGCCGTACGCGAGGTGATCAGGGACGTCGGCGCCACCGGCGTACCCGAGATCGTCGTGATCAACAAGGCGGACGCGGCCGACCCGCTGGTGCTCCAGCGGCTGATGCGGATCGAGAAGCGCTCCATCGCGGTCTCGGCCCGGACCGGCCAGGGCATCGCGGAGCTGCTCGCCCTGATCGACAACGAGCTGCCGCGTCCCTCGGTCGAGATCGAGGCGCTCGTGCCGTACACCCACGGCAAGCTCGTCGCCCGCACCCACACCGAGGGTGAGGTGATCTCCGAGGAGCACACCGCGGAGGGCACCCTGCTCAAGGCCCGGGTGCACGAGGAGCTGGCGGCGGATCTGGCGCCGTACGTTCCGGCGTCGGCGGCCTGA